From a single Candidatus Thorarchaeota archaeon genomic region:
- a CDS encoding lipoate--protein ligase family protein, with the protein MTWRLIDEGKEDIFHSLALEEALARTNAQRHEKISTLRFWRAESAVVIGRFQCSHKEVNFKYCNNNNISIARRFTGGGAVFHDLGNLNFALCMDQSEQYVSRTLPELYFNFIGGIATGLREIGIPSTFDSYRSCIRINGKKITGTAGWIKRGVSFIHGTLLIDADLDRLAMSLMPSENQPVYLREPNMTRCLESKRDTVTTIIRELQDPPSSDEIKNTIINVIEKITQCELERGSWKRNEMDLAEALYRTRYSKPEWNLGYPVSR; encoded by the coding sequence GTGACATGGCGACTCATCGATGAGGGAAAAGAAGACATATTCCACAGTCTTGCCCTTGAGGAGGCACTTGCGAGAACAAATGCCCAGCGCCATGAGAAGATCAGCACACTAAGATTCTGGAGGGCCGAGTCCGCGGTCGTCATTGGAAGGTTTCAGTGCTCTCATAAAGAAGTGAATTTCAAGTACTGCAATAATAATAATATTTCGATTGCGCGAAGATTTACAGGAGGCGGAGCAGTATTCCACGATCTTGGGAATCTTAATTTCGCATTATGCATGGATCAGTCAGAACAGTACGTGTCACGAACATTGCCAGAGCTATACTTCAATTTCATAGGTGGGATAGCAACTGGTCTCAGAGAGATCGGAATTCCAAGCACATTCGACTCGTACAGATCGTGCATCAGAATTAATGGGAAAAAAATCACTGGAACTGCAGGATGGATAAAACGAGGGGTGTCATTTATCCACGGGACACTTTTGATTGATGCGGATCTTGACAGGCTTGCGATGTCGCTCATGCCATCAGAGAATCAGCCAGTCTATTTACGGGAGCCCAATATGACGAGGTGCCTAGAGAGTAAGAGGGACACCGTCACGACAATCATTCGGGAGCTACAAGATCCTCCATCGTCAGATGAGATCAAGAACACCATAATTAATGTGATTGAGAAGATCACTCAGTGCGAGCTAGAGAGGGGTTCGTGGAAGAGGAATGAGATGGACCTTGCAGAGGCTTTATATCGAACTCGCTACTCGAAGCCAGAGTGGAATCTGGGCTATCCCGTATCACGATAG
- a CDS encoding tetratricopeptide repeat protein, producing the protein MAAEIEERTQYDWFNVARVYEQKGEFDKALEAYEEAIALDAGFAKAWYYKAKLHHQLGQKAKAEECARKVLILAPKWEKHIREFLPDI; encoded by the coding sequence ATGGCTGCCGAAATTGAAGAGAGAACACAGTACGATTGGTTCAATGTTGCACGGGTATACGAACAAAAAGGCGAGTTTGACAAAGCATTGGAGGCATATGAAGAGGCAATTGCGCTCGACGCGGGCTTTGCAAAGGCATGGTACTACAAGGCAAAACTCCATCATCAGCTAGGCCAGAAGGCCAAGGCTGAAGAGTGTGCTCGTAAGGTCCTCATCCTAGCACCAAAATGGGAAAAACACATCAGAGAGTTTCTTCCTGACATATGA